The Drosophila nasuta strain 15112-1781.00 chromosome 2L, ASM2355853v1, whole genome shotgun sequence genome window below encodes:
- the LOC132798186 gene encoding sodium-dependent nutrient amino acid transporter 1 isoform X2: protein MRHRTHTYVNALRKIIFTTLSQLSGKYAATAVAKIIVRSQLIEDTNQKFKNIAEINNMKSLQQNPAFVGDDGHSTTSTLAMSSLPGQPAETRDDAEHAAGKTPTGQNERDTWGKGVEFLMSCIAMSVGLGNVWRFPFTALDNGGGAFLIPYLIVLFLIGKPIYYLEMVIGQFSSRGSVKVFDLCPAMKGVGVGQAFQVFMLSTYYASLVAIFCRYFVDSFHNPLPWATCRVEWGENCIDSAPGSSKINWNRGLNSQADNDTDRITSSSELYYVKEVLREKDQIADGIGLPNWELVIGLFVSWTCVFLIIRRGVKSSGKASYFLALFPYVIMGVLLVRAVTLPGSLDGIYYFIKPNWEKILDPKVWYAAVTQCFYSLSVCFGNIIMYSSFNKFGHNVHRDATIVTALDTATSLLAGFTIFGILGHLAHEIGTEDIGKVVKGGAGLAFISYPDAIAKFKQLPQIFSVLFFLMLFVLGIGSNIAMTSCTVTAIRDRFPNFKQWQCSLLIAVVSFLIGLMYITPGGQYMLTLVDFFGASMIALVLGIAELYTIGWIYGTDRLCKDIEFMLGRKVGLYWRLCWGVFTPLIMTVILIYFYATYEPLTYNNQYYPAWAYGVGWCITAFGIVQLPIWMIVAIIREPGSTLGEKVRGAFRPKKNWGPMDPLLREQYNKEIQHELIPKRGRGFWASIRQNIFG, encoded by the exons ATGAGACAtcgtacacatacatatgtaaatgcGTTAAGAAAGATCAT TTTTACAACACTTTCACAACTCAGCGGAAAATACGCAGCGACAGCAGTCGCAAAGATTATTGTTAGGTCGCAGCTCATAGAAGACACCaaccaaaaattcaaaaatattgcaGAGATAAACAACATGAAATCATTGCAACAGAATCCGGCCTTTGTGGGTGACGATGGACACAGCACAACCAGCACATTGGCCATGTCG TCATTGCCAGGACAACCAGCAGAGACAAGAGATGATGCTGAGCACGCTGCGGGCAAAACGCCAACGGGACAAAATGAACGCGACACCTGGGGTAAGGGTGTGGAGTTCCTAATGTCCTGCATAGCGATGTCTGTCGGCCTGGGCAATGTTTGGCGCTTTCCGTTCACAGCCCTCGACAATGGAGGAGGCGCTTTCCTCATACCATATCTCATTGTGCTCTTTCTAATTGGCAAACCCATTTACTACCTGGAAATGGTAATTGGACAGTTTTCAAGCCGCGGATCCGTTAAGGTCTTCGATTTGTGCCCTGCAATGAAAG GTGTTGGCGTTGGCCAGGCATTCCAGGTGTTCATGTTAAGCACATATTACGCCTCTCTGGTGGCCATATTCTGTCGATATTTTGTCGACTCATTTCACAACCCGTTGCCATGGGCGACGTGCCGCGTGGAATGGGGCGAGAACTGTATTGATTCAGCGCCAGGGTCCAGCAAAATCAATTGGAATCGTGGACTAAATTCTCAAGCTGATAATGACACAGATCGCATAACATCCAGTTCGGAACTGTACTATGT CAAAGAGGTCCTTCGCGAAAAGGATCAAATTGCTGATGGCATTGGGCTACCCAACTGGGAACTTGTGATTGGTCTGTTCGTCTCTTGGACCTGTGTCTTCCTCATCATTCGCCGTGGCGTCAAGAGCTCCGGCAAGGCATCTTACTTCCTTGCCTTATTTCCTTATGTCATAATGGGCGTTCTTCTCGTTCGAGCTGTTACATTGCCTGGCTCCCTCGACGGGATTTACTATTTCATCAAGCCGAATTGGGAAAAGATTTTGGACCCCAAAGTATGGTATGCCGCTGTCACGCAATGCTTCTActctctgtccgtctgtttcGGCAACATCATCATGTACTCCTCGTTCAACAAATTTGGCCACAATGTTCATCGAGACGCAACAATTGTGACAGCTTTGGATACGGCGACTTCCCTCCTTGCGGGTTTCACCATCTTTGGAATCTTGGGTCATTTAGCCCATGAGATCGGTACCGAAGACATTGGCAAAGTGGTGAAGGGAGGGGCTGGACTGGCCTTCATATCGTATCCTGATGCCATCGCAAAATTCAAGCAGCTGCCGCAAATCTTCTCCGTCCTCTTCTTCCTTATGCTCTTTGTGCTGGGTATCGGCTCCAACATAGCTATGACTTCGTGTACGGTGACCGCTATTCGGGATCGTTTCCCCAACTTTAAGCAATGGCAATGCTCTTTGCTCATTGCCGTCGTTAGTTTTCTCATTGGTCTGATGTACATCACGCCG GGTGGTCAATATATGCTTACGCTTGTCGATTTCTTTGGAGCCTCGATGATTGCCTTAGTTCTGGGGATTGCTGAGCTGTACACTATTGGCTGGATCTATGGCACAGATCGACTTTGCAAAGACATTGAGTTCATGCTGGGTCGCAAGGTGGGACTCTACTGGCGACTTTGCTGGGGCGTCTTCACCCCGCTCATCATGACCGTAATCCTGATATATTTCTACGCCACCTACGAGCCACTCACCTATAACAATCAATACTATCCCGCCTGGGCTTATG GTGTTGGTTGGTGTATAACAGCCTTTGGAATTGTGCAGTTGCCCATTTGGATGATTGTGGCCATCATTAGAGAGCCGGGCAGTACTCTAGGCGAAAAGGTGCGTGGTGCCTTCCGACCCAAAAAGAATTGGGGACCCATGGATCCACTGCTCAGGGAACAGTACAACAAGGAAATTCAGCACGAGCTGATACCCAAACGAGGAAGGGGATTTTGGGCCAGTATCAGGCAGAATATTTTTGGTTAG
- the LOC132798186 gene encoding sodium-dependent nutrient amino acid transporter 1 isoform X1 produces MRHRTHTYVNALRKIIFTTLSQLSGKYAATAVAKIIVRSQLIEDTNQKFKNIAEINNMKSLQQNPAFVGDDGHSTTSTLAMSSLPGQPAETRDDAEHAAGKTPTGQNERDTWGKGVEFLMSCIAMSVGLGNVWRFPFTALDNGGGAFLIPYLIVLFLIGKPIYYLEMVIGQFSSRGSVKVFDLCPAMKGVGIGQVISISLVTTYYVGIMGITLCYFYDSFRTPLPWSECRPDWGTHCVASSQSNTSVSSSLDFSPAWSTPSSSSSSPQEQQQLVASAELYFLKEVLREKDQIADGIGLPNWELVIGLFVSWTCVFLIIRRGVKSSGKASYFLALFPYVIMGVLLVRAVTLPGSLDGIYYFIKPNWEKILDPKVWYAAVTQCFYSLSVCFGNIIMYSSFNKFGHNVHRDATIVTALDTATSLLAGFTIFGILGHLAHEIGTEDIGKVVKGGAGLAFISYPDAIAKFKQLPQIFSVLFFLMLFVLGIGSNIAMTSCTVTAIRDRFPNFKQWQCSLLIAVVSFLIGLMYITPGGQYMLTLVDFFGASMIALVLGIAELYTIGWIYGTDRLCKDIEFMLGRKVGLYWRLCWGVFTPLIMTVILIYFYATYEPLTYNNQYYPAWAYGVGWCITAFGIVQLPIWMIVAIIREPGSTLGEKVRGAFRPKKNWGPMDPLLREQYNKEIQHELIPKRGRGFWASIRQNIFG; encoded by the exons ATGAGACAtcgtacacatacatatgtaaatgcGTTAAGAAAGATCAT TTTTACAACACTTTCACAACTCAGCGGAAAATACGCAGCGACAGCAGTCGCAAAGATTATTGTTAGGTCGCAGCTCATAGAAGACACCaaccaaaaattcaaaaatattgcaGAGATAAACAACATGAAATCATTGCAACAGAATCCGGCCTTTGTGGGTGACGATGGACACAGCACAACCAGCACATTGGCCATGTCG TCATTGCCAGGACAACCAGCAGAGACAAGAGATGATGCTGAGCACGCTGCGGGCAAAACGCCAACGGGACAAAATGAACGCGACACCTGGGGTAAGGGTGTGGAGTTCCTAATGTCCTGCATAGCGATGTCTGTCGGCCTGGGCAATGTTTGGCGCTTTCCGTTCACAGCCCTCGACAATGGAGGAGGCGCTTTCCTCATACCATATCTCATTGTGCTCTTTCTAATTGGCAAACCCATTTACTACCTGGAAATGGTAATTGGACAGTTTTCAAGCCGCGGATCCGTTAAGGTCTTCGATTTGTGCCCTGCAATGAAAG GCGTCGGGATTGGTCAGGTGATATCGATATCACTTGTCACGACCTACTACGTAGGAATAATGGGTATAACACTCTGTTATTTCTACGACTCGTTTCGTACCCCGCTACCCTGGTCCGAGTGTCGTCCGGATTGGGGGACTCACTGTGTAGCCTCCAGTCAGAGCAACACCAGCGTCAGTTCCAGCTTGGATTTCAGTCCAGCGTGGTCGACcccgtcgtcatcgtcgtcgtcgccgcaggagcaacaacagctcgTCGCCTCCGCGGAGTTGTACTTTCT CAAAGAGGTCCTTCGCGAAAAGGATCAAATTGCTGATGGCATTGGGCTACCCAACTGGGAACTTGTGATTGGTCTGTTCGTCTCTTGGACCTGTGTCTTCCTCATCATTCGCCGTGGCGTCAAGAGCTCCGGCAAGGCATCTTACTTCCTTGCCTTATTTCCTTATGTCATAATGGGCGTTCTTCTCGTTCGAGCTGTTACATTGCCTGGCTCCCTCGACGGGATTTACTATTTCATCAAGCCGAATTGGGAAAAGATTTTGGACCCCAAAGTATGGTATGCCGCTGTCACGCAATGCTTCTActctctgtccgtctgtttcGGCAACATCATCATGTACTCCTCGTTCAACAAATTTGGCCACAATGTTCATCGAGACGCAACAATTGTGACAGCTTTGGATACGGCGACTTCCCTCCTTGCGGGTTTCACCATCTTTGGAATCTTGGGTCATTTAGCCCATGAGATCGGTACCGAAGACATTGGCAAAGTGGTGAAGGGAGGGGCTGGACTGGCCTTCATATCGTATCCTGATGCCATCGCAAAATTCAAGCAGCTGCCGCAAATCTTCTCCGTCCTCTTCTTCCTTATGCTCTTTGTGCTGGGTATCGGCTCCAACATAGCTATGACTTCGTGTACGGTGACCGCTATTCGGGATCGTTTCCCCAACTTTAAGCAATGGCAATGCTCTTTGCTCATTGCCGTCGTTAGTTTTCTCATTGGTCTGATGTACATCACGCCG GGTGGTCAATATATGCTTACGCTTGTCGATTTCTTTGGAGCCTCGATGATTGCCTTAGTTCTGGGGATTGCTGAGCTGTACACTATTGGCTGGATCTATGGCACAGATCGACTTTGCAAAGACATTGAGTTCATGCTGGGTCGCAAGGTGGGACTCTACTGGCGACTTTGCTGGGGCGTCTTCACCCCGCTCATCATGACCGTAATCCTGATATATTTCTACGCCACCTACGAGCCACTCACCTATAACAATCAATACTATCCCGCCTGGGCTTATG GTGTTGGTTGGTGTATAACAGCCTTTGGAATTGTGCAGTTGCCCATTTGGATGATTGTGGCCATCATTAGAGAGCCGGGCAGTACTCTAGGCGAAAAGGTGCGTGGTGCCTTCCGACCCAAAAAGAATTGGGGACCCATGGATCCACTGCTCAGGGAACAGTACAACAAGGAAATTCAGCACGAGCTGATACCCAAACGAGGAAGGGGATTTTGGGCCAGTATCAGGCAGAATATTTTTGGTTAG
- the LOC132798186 gene encoding sodium-dependent nutrient amino acid transporter 1 isoform X4, translated as MRHRTHTYVNALRKIIFTTLSQLSGKYAATAVAKIIVRSQLIEDTNQKFKNIAEINNMKSLQQNPAFVGDDGHSTTSTLAMSSLPGQPAETRDDAEHAAGKTPTGQNERDTWGKGVEFLMSCIAMSVGLGNVWRFPFTALDNGGGAFLIPYLIVLFLIGKPIYYLEMVIGQFSSRGSVKVFDLCPAMKGVGIGQVISISLVTTYYVGIMGITLCYFYDSFRTPLPWSECRPDWGTHCVASSQSNTSVSSSLDFSPAWSTPSSSSSSPQEQQQLVASAELYFLCWRWPGIPGVHVKHILRLSGGHILSIFCRLISQPVAMGDVPRGMGRELY; from the exons ATGAGACAtcgtacacatacatatgtaaatgcGTTAAGAAAGATCAT TTTTACAACACTTTCACAACTCAGCGGAAAATACGCAGCGACAGCAGTCGCAAAGATTATTGTTAGGTCGCAGCTCATAGAAGACACCaaccaaaaattcaaaaatattgcaGAGATAAACAACATGAAATCATTGCAACAGAATCCGGCCTTTGTGGGTGACGATGGACACAGCACAACCAGCACATTGGCCATGTCG TCATTGCCAGGACAACCAGCAGAGACAAGAGATGATGCTGAGCACGCTGCGGGCAAAACGCCAACGGGACAAAATGAACGCGACACCTGGGGTAAGGGTGTGGAGTTCCTAATGTCCTGCATAGCGATGTCTGTCGGCCTGGGCAATGTTTGGCGCTTTCCGTTCACAGCCCTCGACAATGGAGGAGGCGCTTTCCTCATACCATATCTCATTGTGCTCTTTCTAATTGGCAAACCCATTTACTACCTGGAAATGGTAATTGGACAGTTTTCAAGCCGCGGATCCGTTAAGGTCTTCGATTTGTGCCCTGCAATGAAAG GCGTCGGGATTGGTCAGGTGATATCGATATCACTTGTCACGACCTACTACGTAGGAATAATGGGTATAACACTCTGTTATTTCTACGACTCGTTTCGTACCCCGCTACCCTGGTCCGAGTGTCGTCCGGATTGGGGGACTCACTGTGTAGCCTCCAGTCAGAGCAACACCAGCGTCAGTTCCAGCTTGGATTTCAGTCCAGCGTGGTCGACcccgtcgtcatcgtcgtcgtcgccgcaggagcaacaacagctcgTCGCCTCCGCGGAGTTGTACTTTCT GTGTTGGCGTTGGCCAGGCATTCCAGGTGTTCATGTTAAGCACATATTACGCCTCTCTGGTGGCCATATTCTGTCGATATTTTGTCGACTCATTTCACAACCCGTTGCCATGGGCGACGTGCCGCGTGGAATGGGGCGAGAACTGTATTGA
- the LOC132798186 gene encoding sodium-dependent nutrient amino acid transporter 1 isoform X3 — protein sequence MKSLQQNPAFVGDDGHSTTSTLAMSSLPGQPAETRDDAEHAAGKTPTGQNERDTWGKGVEFLMSCIAMSVGLGNVWRFPFTALDNGGGAFLIPYLIVLFLIGKPIYYLEMVIGQFSSRGSVKVFDLCPAMKGVGIGQVISISLVTTYYVGIMGITLCYFYDSFRTPLPWSECRPDWGTHCVASSQSNTSVSSSLDFSPAWSTPSSSSSSPQEQQQLVASAELYFLKEVLREKDQIADGIGLPNWELVIGLFVSWTCVFLIIRRGVKSSGKASYFLALFPYVIMGVLLVRAVTLPGSLDGIYYFIKPNWEKILDPKVWYAAVTQCFYSLSVCFGNIIMYSSFNKFGHNVHRDATIVTALDTATSLLAGFTIFGILGHLAHEIGTEDIGKVVKGGAGLAFISYPDAIAKFKQLPQIFSVLFFLMLFVLGIGSNIAMTSCTVTAIRDRFPNFKQWQCSLLIAVVSFLIGLMYITPGGQYMLTLVDFFGASMIALVLGIAELYTIGWIYGTDRLCKDIEFMLGRKVGLYWRLCWGVFTPLIMTVILIYFYATYEPLTYNNQYYPAWAYGVGWCITAFGIVQLPIWMIVAIIREPGSTLGEKVRGAFRPKKNWGPMDPLLREQYNKEIQHELIPKRGRGFWASIRQNIFG from the exons ATGAAATCATTGCAACAGAATCCGGCCTTTGTGGGTGACGATGGACACAGCACAACCAGCACATTGGCCATGTCG TCATTGCCAGGACAACCAGCAGAGACAAGAGATGATGCTGAGCACGCTGCGGGCAAAACGCCAACGGGACAAAATGAACGCGACACCTGGGGTAAGGGTGTGGAGTTCCTAATGTCCTGCATAGCGATGTCTGTCGGCCTGGGCAATGTTTGGCGCTTTCCGTTCACAGCCCTCGACAATGGAGGAGGCGCTTTCCTCATACCATATCTCATTGTGCTCTTTCTAATTGGCAAACCCATTTACTACCTGGAAATGGTAATTGGACAGTTTTCAAGCCGCGGATCCGTTAAGGTCTTCGATTTGTGCCCTGCAATGAAAG GCGTCGGGATTGGTCAGGTGATATCGATATCACTTGTCACGACCTACTACGTAGGAATAATGGGTATAACACTCTGTTATTTCTACGACTCGTTTCGTACCCCGCTACCCTGGTCCGAGTGTCGTCCGGATTGGGGGACTCACTGTGTAGCCTCCAGTCAGAGCAACACCAGCGTCAGTTCCAGCTTGGATTTCAGTCCAGCGTGGTCGACcccgtcgtcatcgtcgtcgtcgccgcaggagcaacaacagctcgTCGCCTCCGCGGAGTTGTACTTTCT CAAAGAGGTCCTTCGCGAAAAGGATCAAATTGCTGATGGCATTGGGCTACCCAACTGGGAACTTGTGATTGGTCTGTTCGTCTCTTGGACCTGTGTCTTCCTCATCATTCGCCGTGGCGTCAAGAGCTCCGGCAAGGCATCTTACTTCCTTGCCTTATTTCCTTATGTCATAATGGGCGTTCTTCTCGTTCGAGCTGTTACATTGCCTGGCTCCCTCGACGGGATTTACTATTTCATCAAGCCGAATTGGGAAAAGATTTTGGACCCCAAAGTATGGTATGCCGCTGTCACGCAATGCTTCTActctctgtccgtctgtttcGGCAACATCATCATGTACTCCTCGTTCAACAAATTTGGCCACAATGTTCATCGAGACGCAACAATTGTGACAGCTTTGGATACGGCGACTTCCCTCCTTGCGGGTTTCACCATCTTTGGAATCTTGGGTCATTTAGCCCATGAGATCGGTACCGAAGACATTGGCAAAGTGGTGAAGGGAGGGGCTGGACTGGCCTTCATATCGTATCCTGATGCCATCGCAAAATTCAAGCAGCTGCCGCAAATCTTCTCCGTCCTCTTCTTCCTTATGCTCTTTGTGCTGGGTATCGGCTCCAACATAGCTATGACTTCGTGTACGGTGACCGCTATTCGGGATCGTTTCCCCAACTTTAAGCAATGGCAATGCTCTTTGCTCATTGCCGTCGTTAGTTTTCTCATTGGTCTGATGTACATCACGCCG GGTGGTCAATATATGCTTACGCTTGTCGATTTCTTTGGAGCCTCGATGATTGCCTTAGTTCTGGGGATTGCTGAGCTGTACACTATTGGCTGGATCTATGGCACAGATCGACTTTGCAAAGACATTGAGTTCATGCTGGGTCGCAAGGTGGGACTCTACTGGCGACTTTGCTGGGGCGTCTTCACCCCGCTCATCATGACCGTAATCCTGATATATTTCTACGCCACCTACGAGCCACTCACCTATAACAATCAATACTATCCCGCCTGGGCTTATG GTGTTGGTTGGTGTATAACAGCCTTTGGAATTGTGCAGTTGCCCATTTGGATGATTGTGGCCATCATTAGAGAGCCGGGCAGTACTCTAGGCGAAAAGGTGCGTGGTGCCTTCCGACCCAAAAAGAATTGGGGACCCATGGATCCACTGCTCAGGGAACAGTACAACAAGGAAATTCAGCACGAGCTGATACCCAAACGAGGAAGGGGATTTTGGGCCAGTATCAGGCAGAATATTTTTGGTTAG